One window from the genome of Spiractinospora alimapuensis encodes:
- a CDS encoding NAD(P)-binding domain-containing protein, which translates to MVQGHPIVVVGAGPVGLAAAAELNAQGLPFVVLERGVEAGAAVAEWGHVRLFSMWRDLVDPAAEKLLVPRGWQRPSDDGYPTGAQWRDSYLVHLAEALGDRVRFGVEVTGVSRRGRDRVVDAGRDEQPFVVALRTDAGEERLLARAVIDASGTWTSPNPIGGNGLVALGESRAADRIAYRIPDLTDPAVRARHAGRTTAVVGRGHSALTVLVALAELAKDVPETRVLWVLRRDVGDAFGGGADDQLAARGALGTTAQRAVEAGEIEVVTGFHTAEVRAGSDERLVLVSEDARELTSVDEVVAVTGFRPDLSFLSEVRLALDTSLQAPVDLAPLIDPNVHSCGTVYPHGAAELSHPDADFYLVGMKSYGRAPTFLALTGYEQVRSVAAALAGDHESAARVELTLPETGVCNGSGGVTDMAADAGGACGPADATDVADETGGCCGSAAAQDAVAEQGDCGARQPALVIDDRIATP; encoded by the coding sequence ATGGTCCAGGGACATCCGATCGTTGTGGTCGGGGCCGGCCCGGTGGGGCTTGCCGCGGCGGCCGAACTCAACGCTCAGGGATTGCCGTTCGTGGTGCTTGAGCGGGGCGTGGAAGCCGGAGCGGCCGTGGCCGAGTGGGGGCATGTTCGGTTGTTCTCGATGTGGCGGGACCTGGTGGATCCGGCCGCCGAGAAGCTGCTGGTCCCCCGGGGGTGGCAGCGCCCCAGCGATGACGGGTATCCGACGGGGGCACAGTGGCGAGACTCCTACCTGGTCCATCTGGCGGAGGCGTTGGGTGACCGGGTTCGTTTCGGTGTGGAGGTCACCGGTGTGAGTCGGCGTGGGCGGGACCGGGTGGTGGACGCGGGTCGAGACGAACAGCCGTTCGTCGTCGCGCTGCGCACCGATGCCGGTGAGGAGCGGCTGCTGGCCCGGGCGGTGATCGACGCGTCGGGGACGTGGACCTCACCGAATCCGATTGGAGGAAATGGACTGGTGGCGCTCGGCGAGTCCAGGGCCGCCGACCGAATCGCCTACCGGATCCCCGACCTGACGGATCCGGCCGTGAGGGCTCGCCATGCGGGGCGCACGACGGCTGTGGTCGGGCGTGGCCACTCGGCGCTCACCGTCTTGGTCGCGTTGGCGGAGCTAGCGAAGGACGTTCCGGAAACCCGAGTTCTGTGGGTGTTGCGGCGCGATGTGGGCGATGCGTTCGGGGGTGGGGCTGACGATCAGCTCGCTGCCCGTGGCGCGCTCGGGACCACCGCACAGAGGGCCGTGGAAGCTGGGGAGATCGAGGTCGTCACCGGTTTCCACACGGCCGAGGTGCGCGCGGGGTCGGACGAGCGCTTGGTGTTGGTGAGTGAGGATGCTCGGGAGTTGACATCGGTCGACGAGGTCGTGGCGGTCACCGGGTTCCGTCCCGACCTGTCGTTCCTGTCCGAGGTTCGACTGGCCTTGGACACGTCATTGCAGGCGCCGGTGGACCTCGCGCCGCTGATCGATCCGAACGTTCACTCGTGTGGGACCGTCTATCCTCACGGTGCCGCCGAACTCTCCCACCCCGACGCCGACTTCTACCTGGTGGGCATGAAGTCCTATGGCCGCGCTCCGACTTTCCTGGCGTTGACGGGCTATGAGCAGGTGCGCAGCGTCGCCGCCGCACTGGCCGGGGACCACGAGAGCGCGGCGCGCGTCGAGCTGACGCTGCCCGAAACCGGAGTGTGCAACGGATCGGGCGGAGTCACCGACATGGCGGCCGACGCCGGCGGGGCGTGTGGACCGGCGGACGCCACCGACGTCGCGGACGAAACGGGTGGGTGTTGCGGTTCCGCGGCTGCGCAGGACGCGGTCGCCGAACAAGGGGATTGTGGCGCGAGACAGCCGGCACTGGTCATCGACGACCGGATCGCCACCCCGTGA
- a CDS encoding helix-turn-helix domain-containing GNAT family N-acetyltransferase, giving the protein MTATTPQPTTVTTALAPHDAETYAAWFACLAEPMRVRLLHVVATTPGSISVGELAEVVDVRQPTVSHHLRKLADVGFVTLTKVGTSTHVSINPDCCTGLPHAADAVMGMINARPCCPTDLPTNVTTRPMSETDLGAARGIYEHAIAAGHTPTEMATPQFATLEEIGIPEHRWVAEIDDHIVGWATAAPISTSDTYAGAAETSVYVAEPHRGHGVGKTLLYRQVTEADTAGLWTLQATIAPENRAALALHHKAGFRTVGIRERIAHHHGTLHDTVLLERRPPEGADRPQ; this is encoded by the coding sequence ATGACCGCCACAACGCCCCAACCAACCACCGTGACCACGGCACTCGCCCCACACGACGCCGAGACCTACGCCGCGTGGTTCGCCTGCCTCGCCGAACCCATGCGCGTGCGACTCCTCCACGTCGTCGCCACCACACCCGGATCGATCAGCGTCGGCGAACTCGCCGAAGTCGTCGACGTACGCCAGCCCACGGTCTCCCACCACCTACGCAAACTCGCCGACGTCGGCTTCGTGACCCTTACCAAGGTCGGAACATCCACCCACGTGTCCATCAACCCCGACTGCTGCACCGGCCTGCCCCACGCCGCCGACGCCGTCATGGGCATGATCAACGCCCGCCCCTGCTGCCCCACCGACCTGCCCACCAACGTCACCACCCGACCCATGTCCGAGACGGACCTTGGTGCGGCACGCGGTATCTACGAGCACGCCATCGCCGCCGGCCACACCCCCACCGAGATGGCCACGCCCCAGTTCGCCACTCTGGAGGAGATCGGAATCCCCGAACACCGCTGGGTCGCCGAAATCGACGACCACATCGTCGGATGGGCCACCGCCGCGCCCATCTCCACGAGCGACACCTACGCCGGAGCCGCCGAAACTTCCGTATACGTCGCCGAACCCCACCGCGGACACGGAGTCGGCAAGACACTCCTCTACCGCCAAGTCACCGAGGCCGACACCGCCGGGCTGTGGACACTGCAAGCCACCATCGCCCCAGAGAACCGCGCCGCCCTCGCCCTGCACCACAAAGCCGGATTCCGCACCGTCGGCATCCGCGAACGCATCGCCCACCACCACGGCACCCTCCACGACACCGTCCTCCTCGAACGACGCCCGCCCGAGGGCGCCGACAGGCCCCAATAG